In a single window of the Balaenoptera acutorostrata chromosome 3, mBalAcu1.1, whole genome shotgun sequence genome:
- the AHNAK2 gene encoding protein AHNAK2 isoform X1 — MCDCFHMVLPTWPGAPGSVSGRQLQPEEPDAETEEDHCVTEGSVDEIIRPRPQGSSPVYEYVAEGTSFGLPEDTPRRRRSWWKRDSGDSQTRSRMSRLESTQEATGGTLKTKVEAGASGYIVAGGGDQGIFVKQVLKESSAAKLFSLREGDQLLSTTIFFDDIKYEDALKILQYSEPYKVQFTIKRKLPAREDEEGASGGAQRGSRGSKEQDQDIADGCTETPTKTLPEDGDQERLISKPREGRGRQPQRERLSWPKFQALKSKRGPGPRRSHSSSEAYERGDVPDLPPTSTDTEGQLTEEEQVPEAGPGSQRKRSFPNLRFRVGSGKGLSGRGAHGGTVQAGVLVETGPWDAGRKAARAAAHGGREDRTAGVPEETEPTMEPGLPSEGAPGEGAGPAPRQSGEGAREGTQALEIGIARLSLQDSAGRGSHQNHQPEFHVRIPILKPPKFGLYKEVLEKEGTTTALQGGPWQRRVSGEDAEAKGEDAGEAEAHRTRQPPVHQDALPAQAGGDTEEDAARKGEEDSEGGDPHTEEKEGKTKMLKLKLPSFGWSPAKEAKGDKVTQLQEMEKEKESSTTVVTSETDIKGKDGLETDSKFKMPKFRMPSFGVSAPRKSVEAAVEVSVPKAQAEVTLPSVQADVKTSDLSIKLPSAELEVKAAEVGVKLPEGHIPKAEPKEAAAGIGLKGHLPKVQVPSIKVPKGDIKAPQVDIKGPKVDLKDAKGEVMAPKVKVSLPSVKVDTQAASTKLESDMSLGDKEVAARDSKFKMPKFKMPSFAVSAPSKSDEAAMEVSVPKAQAEVTLPSVQANVKTSDFSIELPSAELEGKATDVGMKLPEGHIAEAESKEVAAGIGLKGHQPRVQMPSIKAPQVDIKGPKLDLKDTKGEVTAPDMGLSLPSVEVGTQSTGTKLAGDVSLGDKEVAARDSKFKMPKFKMPSFGVSAPSKSVKAAVDVSVPKAQAEVTLPSVQAEVTLPSVHADVKTSDLSIELPSAELEVKAAEVGMKLPEGHLPEAEPKEAAAGIGLKGHLPRVQKPSIKVPKVDIKGPKLDLKDDKGEVTAPDVEMSLPSVEVDTQAAGSKLEGDVFLGDKEVAIRDSKFKMPKFKMPSFGVSVPSKSVEATLEESVPKAQAEVTLPSVQADVKTSDLSIELPSAELEVKAAEVGMKLPKGHLPEAEPKEAAAGIGLKGYLPKVQMPSIKVPKVDIKGPKLDLKDDKGEVTAPDVAMSLPSVEVDTQAAGTKLEGDVSLGDKEVAARDSKFKMPKFKVPSFGVSAPSKFVEAAVEVSVPNAQAEVTLPSVQADVKTRDLSIELPSAELEVKVAEVGVKLPEGHLPEAEAEEAAAGIGLKGHLPKVQKPSMKVPMVDIKGPKLDLKDAKGEVTAPDVEMSLPSVEVDTQVAGSKLACDVSLRGKEVAARDSKFKMPKFKMPSFGVSAPRKSIKAPVEVSVPKAQAEVTLPLVQADGKTSDLSIELPSAELEVKAAEVGVKLPEGHIAEAEPKEAAAGIGLKGHLPKMQMPSIKVPKVDIKAPQVDIKGPKLDLKDTKGEVTAPDVEVSLPSVEVDTQAAGTKLEGDVSMGDKEVAARDSQFKMANFKIPSFGVSAPSKTVKATVEVSVPKAQAEVTLPSVQADGKTSDLNIELPSAKLEVKAAEVGVKLPEGHIAEAESKEMAAGIGLKGHMPKVQMPSIKMPKMDIKGPKLDLKDAKGEVIAPDMEMSLPSVKVDTQAAGSKLEGDVSMGDKEVAARDSQFKMPKFKMPSFGVSAPRKSIEAAVEVSVPKAQAEVTLPSVQADVKTSDLSIEQPSAELDVKAAEVGVKLPEGHLPEAEPKETATGIGLKGHLPRVQMPSIKVPKVDIKAPQVDIKGPKLDLKDTKGEVTAPDVVVSLPSVEVDTQATGTKLAGDVSLGDKEVAARDSKFKMPKFKMPSFGVSAPSKSVKATVEVSVPKAQAEVTLPSVQADGETSDLNIELPSAELEVKAAEEGVKLPEGHIAEAESKEVAAGIGLKGHMPKVQKPGITVPKVDIKGPKLDLKEAKGDVTAPDMEVSLPSVEVDTQAAGTKLEGDMSMGDKEVAATDSKFKMPKFKMPSFGVSAPRKSIEAAVEVSVPKAQAEVTLPSVQADVKTSDLSIELPSAELEVKVAEVGVKLPEGHHPEAEPKVVAAGIGLKGHLPKVQMPSIKVPKVDIKGPKLDLKDTKGEVTAPDVEMSLPSVEVDTQAAGTKLEGDVSMGDKEVAARDSQFKMPKFKMPSFGVSVPSKFVEAAVEVSMPKAQAEVTRPSLQADVKTSDLSIEQPSAELDIKAAEVGVKLPEGHLPKAEPKEAATGIGLKGHLPRVQMPSIKVPKVDIKAPQVDIKGPKVDMKDDKGEVTAPGVEVSLPSVEVDTQAAGSKLEGDVSLGDKEVAVSDSKFKMPKFKMPSFGVSVPSKSIEAALAGSVPKAQAEVTLPLVQADVKTSDLSMELPSAELGVKAAEVGVKLPEGHLPEAEPKEAATGIGLKGDVPRVQVPSIKVPKVDIKAPQVDIKGPKVDLKDDKGEVTAPGVEVSLPSVEVDTQAAGSKLEGDVSLGDKEVAARVRNIKVEGGGNIQIKKSHFKIPKFFSSSGKSFKSSAPVDVNFGVSLPPSTSVTFSEFSGGGSLTQDSATREPSVPLPWLGWPGVSGSLDLSGTHAEPASLSPAEGIILTKYQVTLPGAAVPPELPLEAAPCSQNDAHLPSTESSARLPTQERVAVSQTDRPAGPVDPMFLASYGRVSFPKFHPPKFGFSVPEAADAEVEAGAGDCAPSLSTAGPARGLDSTAVPRGAGPSAVAAGETPAKDTERGGKDSPLKTPWIKLPSFMWSPKKGTVHPGDPERSLDAAELGVAVDTGPKGVPPGCPVSSAEVAVDALPDKDGEGRGMKSPGCAVLEHAPPAAPAPEGAPGLPRGDPAAPRSRPPAGGGARATGRAGGAAGAGGTGTVVGPPEGAGADLCLPQAPAPLLDFARPDLRPSKAKVGVSSSAGGPPSLGHSSQGHGLRDGSASQPLGEATAPSVGDPQQPSCSPANVDVPAVETAASPGGWFRMPVLRLPSIRRPAKERGAAGARGAPVPAPAASALREGERPAPVKGQGVPGSEVEEATSLQPPEAGADEAAAELASYADADILKRNLEEKGSEPHLSAAGVPAADLSPSEVKVRPGEGSLPLQMPSGRLSGTQAPLGEMGTAPPAGPAGLDLAAGEGRAEERSSQPEGPIKLKASRTDGPSQVSVVNMGQPWEGSVVTVKLPSLSVPRFAFPDPSCEADIFIPAVTEVRCPASSLAHALHEESPGVWAASILKAGAGTPGEQPMTLDFSPEASPISKVRMCTQHAQGESPEVAVHSRVTAELADLSGPEAISTRVVRQSEIPASEIQTASYGFSLLKVTMPEPRTQVRVRDSRLREGLQEASKQATPGAGPASGDLQPDTGEPFEVISSSVNVPGRPTFTPKVHSGHQGADSCSDDEEAAEILEFPPEDESREAAACLAEEGRAPEEKPEGKRSSGLFRFWLPSTGFSSSAEETRAHSKDEAHSSAPVQTQPGAWPEAEPPKKPEKAGWFRFPKLGFSSSHTEKSKSSEDEAALAEQKLQEQAVTFFDAPESFSPEDKGAGEPAETAGARPGTRAVTTSTARTELGLLEQDPEGGMSLHPGPPPSEDRRTDERRPCEAATVRARVSTLIHSTESGAEMPERGGAAPSHSPPRAGPQTCRRPGTSAAEAASGLPTRPCAPEGPH, encoded by the exons ATGTGCGACTGCTTCCACATGGTGCTGCCCACCTGGCCCGGAGCCCCCGGCAGCG TGTCTGGCCGGCAGTTGCAGCCTGAGGAGCCAGATGCAGAAACCGAGGAGGACCACTGT GTGACTGAAGGGTCTGTGGATGAGATCATTCGGCCCCGGCCACAGGGGTCCTCGCCTGTCTACGAGTACGTGGCTGAGGGTACCAGCTTCGGCCTCCCG GAAGACACGCCAAGGAGGCGGAGGTCCTGGTGGAAGCGGGATTCGGGGGATTCGCAGACGCGTTCCAGGATGAGCCGTCTGGAG TCCACGCAGGAGGCGACGGGTGGGACACTGAAGACCAAGGTGGAGGCCGGAGCCAGTGGCTACATTGTCGCGGGCGGCGGGGACCAGGGGATCTTTGTCAAGCAAGTGCTGAAGGAGTCCTCAGCTGCCAAGCTCTTCAGCCTGAGAGAAG GGGATCAGTTGCTCAGCACAACCATCTTCTTTGACGACATTAAATATGAAGATGCTCTGAAAATCCTTCAGTACTCAGAGCCTTACAAGGTTCAGTTCACAATCAAACGGAAGCTTCCTGCCAGGGAGGACGAGGAGGGAGCTTCCGGCGGCGCTCAGCGTGGCTCAAGGGGCAGCAAGGAGCAG GACCAGGATATCGCCGACGGGTGCACGGAGACCCCCACGAAGACGCTGCCGGAGGACGGAGACCAGGAGAGGCTCATCTCCAAGCccagggagggcagaggcaggcagCCCCAGAGAGAGCGGCTCTCCTGGCCCAAATTCCAAGCTCTGAAGAGCAAGCGTGGGCCAGGGCCCCGGAGGTCACACAGCTCTTCGGAGGCCTACGAGCGAGGGGACGTGCCTGACCTGCCCCCCACGAGCACAGACACGGAGGGCCAGCTCACGGAAGAGGAGCAGGTGCCGGAAGCAGGGCCGGGCAGCCAGCGGAAGAGAAGTTTCCCAAACCTGAGATTCCGGGTGGGCTCAGGGAAGGGGCTGTCGGGCAGGGGAGCCCACGGTGGGACAGTCCAGGCTGGGGTCCTGGTGGAGACGGGGCCCTGGGATGCCGGGCGCAAGGCCGCCAGGGCTGCCGCACATGGCGGGAGAGAGGACAGGACGGCAGGGGTGCCAGAGGAGACCGAGCCCACCATGGAGCCCGGCCTCCCCAGTGAGGGAGCCCCGGGGGAAGGGGCCGGCCCAGCCCCAAGACAGAGCGGGGAGGGGGCCAGGGAAGGCACGCAGGCACTGGAGATCGGCATTGCCAGACTGTCTCTGCAAGACTCAGCAGGCCGAGGCAGCCACCAAAACCACCAGCCAGAATTCCACGTCCGCATACCCATTTTAAAGCCACCCAAGTTTGGACTTTACAAAGAAGTGCTCGAGAAAGAAGGGACCACGACAGCTCTCCAGGGGGGACCATGGCAGAGAAGGGTCTCTGGTGAGGACGCGGAGGCCAAGGGGGAGGACGCAGGTGAAGCAGAAGCGCACAGGACCAGACAACCCCCAGTCCATCAGGATGCTCTGCCAGCACAAGCGGGAGGAGACACGGAGGAAGATGCAGCCCGGAAGGGAGAAGAGGACAGCGAGGGGGGGGACCCGCACacggaggagaaggagggaaagacgAAAATGCTAAAGCTCAAGCTGCCCTCCTTTGGGTGGTCACCAGCGAAGGAGGCAAAAGGAGACAAAGTGACACAACTCCaggaaatggagaaggaaaaggaaagcagcACCACAGTAGTAACATCAGAGACAGACATAAAAGGCAAAGATGGACTAGAGACAGACAGCAAATTCAAAATGCCCAAGTTCAGGATGCCATCCTTTGGGGTGTCAGCACCCAGAAAGTCTGTCGAGGCCGCCGTGGAGGTGTCCGTGCCCAAGGCCCAGGCCGAGGTGACCCTACCCTCGGTGCAGGCCGACGTGAAGACCAGTGACCTCAGTATCAAGCTGCCCTCTGCCGAGCTGGAGGTCAAGGCCGCCGAGGTGGGCGTGAAGCTCCCAGAGGGCCACATTCCCAAAGCGGAGCCCAAGGAAGCGGCCGCGGGAATCGGACTCAAGGGCCACCTGCCGAAGGTGCAGGTGCCCAGCATCAAGGTGCCCAAGGGGGACATCAAGGCACCCCAGGTAGACATCAAGGGGCCCAAAGTGGACCTGAAGGATGCCAAGGGCGAGGTGATGGCCCCCAAAGTGAAGGTATCACTGCCCAGCGTGAAGGTGGACACCCAGGCTGCGAGCACCAAGCTGGAGAGTGACATGTCACTTGGGGACAAGGAGGTGGCCGCCAGAGACAGCAAGTTCAAAATGCCCAAGTTCAAGATGCCGTCCTTTGCGGTGTCAGCGCCCAGCAAGTCCGACGAGGCCGCCATGGAGGTGTCCGTGCCCAAGGCCCAGGCCGAAGTGACCCTGCCCTCGGTGCAGGCCAACGTCAAGACCAGTGACTTCAGCATTGAGCTGCCCTCCGCTGAGCTGGAGGGCAAGGCCACCGATGTGGGCATGAAGCTCCCAGAGGGCCACATTGCGGAAGCAGAATCTAAGGAAGTGGCAGCGGGAATTGGACTCAAGGGCCACCAGCCCAGGGTGCAGATGCCCAGCATCAAGGCCCCCCAGGTGGACATCAAGGGGCCCAAACTGGATTTGAAGGACACCAAGGGCGAGGTGACGGCCCCTGACATGGGGTTGTCACTGCCCAGCGTGGAGGTGGGCACCCAGTCCACAGGCACCAAGCTGGCGGGCGACGTGTCCCTTGGGGACAAGGAGGTGGCCGCCAGAGACAGCAAGTTCAAAATGCCCAAGTTCAAGATGCCGTCCTTTGGGGTGTCGGCGCCCAGCAAGTCCGTCAAGGCCGCCGTGGACGTGTCTGTGCCCAAGGCCCAGGCCGAAGTGACCCTGCCCTCGGTGCAGGCTGAAGTGACCCTGCCCTCAGTGCATGCCGACGTGAAGACCAGTGACCTCAGCATCGAGCTGCCCTCCGCTGAGCTGGAGGTCAAGGCCGCTGAGGTGGGCATGAAACTCCCCGAGGGCCACCTTCCCGAAGCGGAGCCCAAGGAAGCGGCAGCGGGAATTGGACTCAAGGGCCACCTGCCCAGGGTGCAGAAGCCCAGCATCAAGGTGCCCAAGGTGGACATCAAGGGGCCCAAACTGGACCTGAAGGACGACAAGGGTGAGGTGACAGCCCCTGATGTGGAGATGTCGCTGCCCAGCGTGGAGGTGGACACCCAGGCCGCGGGCAGCAAGCTGGAGGGCGACGTGTTCCTGGGGGACAAGGAAGTGGCCATCAGAGACAGCAAGTTCAAAATGCCCAAGTTCAAGATGCCATCCTTTGGGGTGTCGGTGCCCAGCAAGTCCGTGGAAGCCACCTTGGAGGAGTCTGTGCCCAAGGCCCAGGCCGAGGTGACCCTGCCCTCGGTGCAGGCCGACGTGAAGACCAGTGACCTCAGCATCGAGCTGCCCTCCGCTGAGCTGGAGGTCAAGGCCGCCGAGGTGGGCATGAAACTCCCCAAGGGCCACCTTCCCGAAGCGGAGCCCAAGGAAGCAGCAGCGGGAATCGGACTCAAGGGCTACCTGCCCAAGGTGCAGATGCCCAGCATCAAGGTGCCCAAGGTGGACATCAAGGGGCCCAAACTGGACCTGAAGGACGACAAGGGTGAGGTGACAGCCCCTGACGTGGCGATGTCGTTGCCCAGCGTGGAGGTGGACACCCAGGCCGCGGGCACCAAGCTGGAGGGCGACGTGTCCCTTGGGGACAAGGAGGTGGCCGCCAGAGACAGCAAGTTCAAAATGCCCAAGTTCAAGGTGCCGTCCTTTGGGGTGTCGGCTCCCAGCAAGTTCGTCGAGGCCGCCGTGGAGGTGTCCGTGCCCAACGCCCAGGCCGAGGTGACCCTGCCCTCGGTGCAGGCTGACGTGAAGACCAGAGACCTCAGCATCGAGCTGCCCTCTGCTGAGCTGGAGGTCAAGGTCGCTGAGGTGGGCGTGAAGCTCCCGGAGGGCCACCTTCCCGAAGCGGAGGCCGAGGAAGCAGCAGCGGGAATTGGACTCAAAGGCCACCTGCCCAAGGTGCAGAAGCCCAGCATGAAGGTGCCCATGGTGGACATCAAGGGGCCCAAACTGGACCTGAAGGATGCCAAGGGTGAGGTGACGGCCCCTGATGTGGAGATGTCACTGCCCAGCGTGGAGGTGGACACCCAGGTCGCGGGCTCCAAGCTGGCGTGCGACGTGTCCCTTAGGGGCAAGGAGGTGGCCGCCAGAGACAGCAAGTTCAAAATGCCCAAATTCAAGATGCCGTCCTTCGGGGTGTCGGCACCCAGGAAGTCCATCAAGGCCCCCGTGGAGGTGTCCGTGCCCAAGGCCCAGGCCGAGGTGACCCTGCCCTTGGTGCAGGCAGACGGCAAGACCAGTGACCTCAGCATCGAGCTGCCCTCTGCCGAGCTGGAGGTCAAGGCCGCCGAGGTGGGCGTGAAGCTCCCAGAGGGCCACATTGCAGAAGCAGAACCCAAGGAAGCGGCAGCGGGAATTGGACTGAAGGGTCACCTGCCCAAGATGCAGATGCCCAGCATCAAGGTGCCCAAGGTGGACATCAAGGCCCCCCAGGTGGACATCAAGGGGCCCAAACTGGACCTGAAGGACACCAAGGGTGAGGTGACGGCCCCTGACGTGGAGGTGTCACTGCCCAGCGTGGAGGTGGACACCCAGGCCGCGGGCACCAAGCTGGAGGGCGACGTGTCCATGGGGGACAAGGAGGTGGCCGCCAGAGACAGCCAGTTCAAAATGGCCAACTTCAAGATACCGTCCTTCGGGGTGTCGGCGCCCAGCAAGACAGTCAAGGCCACCGTGGAGGTGTCCGTGCCCAAGGCCCAGGCCGAAGTGACCCTGCCCTCGGTGCAGGCCGACGGCAAGACCAGTGACCTCAACATCGAGCTGCCCTCCGCCAAGCTGGAGGTCAAGGCCGCCGAGGTGGGCGTGAAGCTCCCAGAGGGCCACATTGCCGAGGCAGAATCCAAGGAAATGGCAGCAGGAATTGGACTGAAGGGCCACATGCCCAAGGTGCAGATGCCCAGCATCAAGATGCCCAAGATGGACATCAAGGGGCCCAAACTGGACCTGAAGGACGCCAAGGGTGAGGTGATAGCCCCTGACATGGAGATGTCGCTGCCCAGCGTGAAGGTGGACACCCAGGCCGCGGGCAGCAAGCTGGAGGGCGACGTGTCCATGGGGGACAAGGAGGTGGCCGCCAGAGACAGCCAGTTCAAAATGCCCAAGTTCAAGATGCCGTCCTTTGGGGTGTCGGCGCCCAGGAAGTCCATTGAGGCCGCTGTGGAGGTGTCTGTGCCCAAAGCCCAGGCCGAGGTGACCCTGCCCTCAGTGCAGGCCGACGTCAAGACCAGTGACCTCAGCATCGAGCAGCCCTCCGCCGAGCTGGACGTCAAGGCTGCCGAGGTGGGCGTGAAGCTCCCAGAGGGCCATCTTCCCGAAGCGGAGCCCAAGGAAACAGCAACGGGAATCGGACTCAAGGGCCACCTGCCCAGGGTGCAGATGCCCAGCATCAAGGTGCCCAAGGTGGACATCAAGGCCCCCCAGGTGGACATCAAGGGGCCCAAACTGGACTTGAAGGACACCAAGGGCGAGGTGACGGCCCCCGATGTGGTGGTGTCACTGCCCAGCGTGGAGGTGGACACCCAGGCCACGGGCACCAAGCTGGCGGGTGACGTGTCCCTTGGGGACAAGGAGGTGGCCGCCAGAGACAGCAAGTTCAAAATGCCCAAGTTCAAGATGCCGTCCTTCGGGGTGTCGGCGCCCAGCAAGTCAGTCAAGGCCACCGTGGAGGTGTCCGTGCCCAAGGCCCAGGCCGAAGTGACCCTGCCCTCGGTGCAGGCCGACGGCGAAACCAGTGACCTCAACATCGAGCTGCCCTCCGCCGAGCTGGAGGTCAAGGCTGCCGAGGAGGGCGTGAAGCTCCCAGAGGGCCACATTGCCGAGGCAGAATCCAAGGAAGTGGCAGCGGGGATTGGACTGAAGGGCCACATGCCCAAGGTGCAGAAGCCCGGCATCACGGTGCCCAAGGTGGACATCAAGGGGCCCAAACTAGACCTGAAGGAGGCCAAAGGTGATGTGACAGCCCCCGACATGGAGGTGTCACTGCCCAGCGTGGAGGTGGACACCCAGGCCGCGGGCACCAAGCTGGAGGGCGACATGTCCATGGGGGACAAGGAGGTGGCCGCCACAGACAGCAAGTTCAAAATGCCCAAGTTCAAGATGCCGTCCTTTGGGGTGTCGGCGCCCAGGAAGTCCATTGAGGCCGCTGTGGAGGTGTCTGTGCCCAAAGCCCAGGCCGAGGTGACCCTGCCCTCAGTGCAGGCCGACGTCAAGACCAGTGACCTCAGCATCGAGCTGCCCTCCGCTGAGCTGGAGGTCAAGGTCGCCGAGGTGGGCGTGAAACTCCCCGAGGGCCACCATCCCGAAGCGGAGCCCAAGGTAGTGGCAGCAGGAATTGGACTCAAAGGCCACCTGCCCAAGGTGCAAATGCCCAGCATCAAGGTGCCCAAGGTGGACATCAAGGGGCCCAAACTGGACCTGAAGGACACCAAGGGTGAGGTGACGGCCCCTGATGTGGAGATGTCGCTGCCCAGCGTGGAGGTGGACACCCAGGCCGCGGGCACCAAGCTGGAGGGCGACGTGTCCATGGGGGACAAGGAGGTGGCCGCCAGAGACAGCCAGTTCAAAATGCCCAAGTTCAAGATGCCATCCTTCGGGGTGTCAGTGCCCAGCAAGTTCGTCGAGGCCGCCGTGGAGGTGTCCATGCCCAAGGCCCAGGCCGAAGTGACCCGGCCCTCTCTGCAGGCTGACGTGAAGACCAGTGACCTCAGCATCGAGCAGCCCTCCGCCGAGCTGGACATCAAGGCTGCCGAGGTGGGTGTGAAGCTCCCGGAGGGCCATCTTCCCAAGGCGGAGCCCAAGGAAGCAGCAACAGGAATCGGACTCAAGGGCCACCTGCCCAGGGTGCAGATGCCCAGCATCAAGGTGCCCAAGGTGGACATCAAGGCCCCCCAGGTGGACATCAAGGGGCCCAAAGTGGATATGAAGGACGACAAGGGCGAGGTGACGGCCCCCGGCGTGGAGGTGTCACTGCCCAGCGTGGAGGTGGATACCCAGGCCGCGGGCAGCAAGCTGGAGGGCGACGTGTCCCTTGGGGACAAGGAGGTGGCCGTCAGCGACAGCAAGTTCAAAATGCCCAAGTTCAAGATGCCATCCTTCGGGGTGTCGGTGCCCAGCAAGTCCATCGAAGCTGCCTTGGCGGGGTCCGTGCCCAAGGCCCAGGCCGAGGTGACCCTGCCCTTGGTGCAGGCTGATGTGAAGACCAGTGACCTCAGCATGGAGCTGCCCTCGGCCGAGCTGGGGGTCAAGGCTGCCGAGGTGGGCGTGAAGCTCCCGGAGGGCCATCTTCCTGAAGCGGAGCCCAAGGAAGCAGCAACAGGAATCGGACTCAAGGGCGACGTGCCCAGGGTGCAGGTGCCCAGCATCAAGGTGCCCAAGGTGGACATCAAGGCCCCCCAGGTGGACATCAAGGGGCCCAAAGTGGACCTGAAGGACGACAAGGGCGAGGTGACGGCCCCCGGCGTGGAGGTGTCACTGCCCAGCGTAGAGGTGGACACCCAGGCCGCGGGCAGCAAGCTTGAGGGCGACGTGTCCCTTGGAGACAAAGAGGTGGCCGCCAGAGTTAGAAACATTAAAGTGGAAGGCGGAGGTAATATCcaaatcaaaaaatcacattttaaaattcccaaATTCTTCTCTTCGTCTGGCAAATCCTTCAAAAGTTCTGCACCAGTAGATGTTAATTTTGGGGTTTCTCTGCCCCCAAGTACCTCTGTCACGTTCTCAGAATTTAGTGGTGGTGGATCTTTGACGCAGGATTCGGCCACCAGGGAGCCGTCCGTGCCTCTTCCCTGGTTGGGTTGGCCTGGTGTTTCTGGCAGCCTTGATCTCAGTGGTACCCATGCCGAGCCTGCCTCTCTGTCTCCTGCCGAGGGCATCATACTCACAAAATACCAAGTGACTCTCCCCGGAGCCGCCGTCCCCCCGGAGCTCCCTCTGGAAGCAGCCCCTTGTTCCCAGAACGATGCCCATCTTCCCAGCACAGAAAGTTCTGCCCGTCTCCCAACCCAGGAGAGAGTTGCAGTGTCCCAGACTGACCGTCCCGCAGGCCCTGTGGACCCCATGTTTCTTGCATCGTACGGTCGGGTGAGTTTTCCTAAGTTTCATCCACCAAAGTTCGGGTTTTCTGTCCCGGAAGCAGCTGATGCAGAGGTGGAGGCCGGTGCCGGGGATTGTGCCCCCTCTCTATCCACTGCTGGCCCTGCCCGGGGCCTGGACTCCACAGCTGTGCCGCGCGGCGCGGGGCCGTCGGCAGTGGCTGCAGGTGAGACCCCAGCTAAAGATACTGAACGTGGAGGGAAAGACAGTCCCTTAAAAACGCCGTGGATCAAGCTTCCGTCATTCATGTGGTCCCCAAAGAAGGGGACGGTGCACCCAGGGGACCCTGAACGCAGCCTGGACGCCGCAGAGCTCGGCGTGGCTGTGGACACGGGTCCCAAGGGCGTGCCCCCTGGGTGTCCTGTGTCTTCAGCGGAGGTGGCAGTGGACGCGCTTCCGGACAAGGACGGAGAGGGGAGAGGCATGAAGTCGCCTGGCTGCGCCGTGCTGGAACACGCGCCTCCCGCAGCGCCCGCTCCAGAGGGAGCGCCCGGCCTGCCACGGGGAGACCCCGCTGCTCCACGCTCTAGGCCCCCGGCGGGCGGTGGCGCCCGTGCCACAGGGAGGGCTGGTGGTGCGGCTGGTGCTGGGGGCACCGGCACGGTGGTCGGCCCCCCAGAAGGAGCGGGCGCGGACCTCTGTCTGCCACAGGCCCCCGCTCCCCTTTTGGACTTTGCCAGACCCGACCTCAGACCCAGCAAGGCCAAGGTGGGGGTGAGCTCGTCTGCTGGTGGCCCTCCGTCTCTGGGACACAGCAGCCAAGGGCACGGGCTTCGGGACGGCTCGGCAAGCCAGCCTCTCGGCGAGGCGACGGCCCCCTCAGTAGGAGACCCCCAGCAGCCGTCCTGCAGCCCAGCAAATGTGGATGTTCCTGCGGTGGAGACCGCGGCCTCGCCTGGGGGCTGGTTCAGGATGCCCGTGCTCCGCCTGCCCAGCATCCGGCGCCCCGCCAAGGAGAGGGGGGCGGCTGGGGCTCGGGGGGCGCCCGTGCCCGCGCCTGCCGCCAGCGCactgagggaaggagaaaggccaGCTCCAGTCAAGGGTCAGGGGGTTCCTGGGTCAGAGGTGGAAGAAGCTACGTCCCTGCAGCCCCCAGAGGCAGGGGCAGACGAGGCAGCTGCGGAGCTCGCGTCCTACGCAGACGCAGACATTCTAAAGAGAAACCTTGAGGAAAAAGGCTCAGAGCCGCACCTCTCTGCTGCAGGGGTGCCCGCTGCGGACCTTTCCCCTTCCGAGGTCAAGGTCCGTCCAGGCGAAGGCTCCCTGCCTCTTCAGATGCCCAGCGGCAGACTTTCCGGAACCCAAGCTCCACTGGGAGAAATGGGCACGGCTCCTCCTGCTGGGCCTGCAGGACTGGACCTTgctgcgggggaggggagggcagaggaacGGTCCTCCCAGCCTGAAGGCCCCATTAAACTGAAGGCGTCCAGGACCGACGGGCCGTCCCAGGTTTCTGTCGTTAACATGGGTCAGCCCTGGGAAGGCTCCGTGGTAACTGTCAAACTGCCCAGCTTAAGCGTGCCAAGGTTCGCCTTTCCCGACCCCAGCTGCGAGGCTGACATCTTTATCCCCGCTGTGACGGAAGTGCGGTGCCCAGCGAGCAGCCTTGCCCACGCCCTGCACGAGGAAAGCCCGGGGGTCTGGGCTGCCAGCATCCTGAAGGCAGGTGCTGGGACCCCCGGGGAGCAGCCCATGACCCTTGACTTCTCCCCGGAAGCTTCCCCCATTTCCAAGGTCAGAATGTGCACTCAGCACGCGCAGGGAGAGAGCCCCGAGGTCGCCGTCCACAGCAGGGTGACGGCAGAGTTGGCTGACCTCTCAGGACCCGAGGCTATTTCCACCCGGGTCGTGCGGCAGTCGGAGATCCCCGCGTCCGAGATCCAGACGGCTTCTTATGGCTTCTCGTTGCTAAAGGTGACGATGCCGGAGCCCCGCACGCAGGTGCGTGTCCGAGACTCCCGGCTGAGGGAGGGCCTGCAGGAGGCTTCCAAACAAGCTACCCCGGGAGCAGGCCCCGCTTCTGGAGATCTGCAGCCGGACACCGGAGAACCGTTTGAAGTGATCTCGTCCAGTGTCAACGTGCCTGGACGGCCAACATTCACGCCCAAAGTGCACTCTGGCCACCAGGGTGCCGACAGCTGCTCGGACGACGAGGAGGCTGCAGAAATTCTCGAATTTCCCCCTGAAGACGAGAGCCGGGAGGCAGCTGCCTGCCTGGCAGAGGAAGGCAGGGCTCCAGAAGAGAAACCAGAGGGTAAAAGATCTTCCGGGCTGTTCAGGTTCTGGCTTCCGAGCACTGGGTTTTCTTCCTCTGCCGAAGAGACACGTGCTCATTCCAAAGATGAAGCCCACTCCTCGGCTCCCGTCCAGACACAGCCTGGGGCATGGCCCGAGGCAGAGCCACCTAAGAAGCCCGAGAAGGCGGGCTGGTTTCGATTTCCCAAATTAGGGTTCTCCTCCTCTCACACCGAGAAAAGCAAAAGCTCTGAAGACGAGGCAGCTCTGGCAGAGCAAAAACTCCAAGAACAAGCGGTCACGTTCTTCGATGCCCCAGAAAGCTTCTCCCCAGAGGACAAGGGGGCCGGGGAGCCGGCGGAGACTGCGGGCGCCAGGCCAGGCACCAGAGCGGTGACCACGTCCACAGCAAGGACGGAGCTGGGCCTGCTGGAGCAGGACCCAGAGGGCGGGATGAGCCTGCACCCGGGCCCACCACCAAGTGAGGACAGACGGACAGACGAAAGGAGGCCCTGCGAAGCCGCCACCGTGAGGGCGCGTGTGTCCACCTTGATTCACAGCACCGAGAGCGGAGCAGAGATGCCTGAGCGCGGCGGGGCCGCACCCTCACACAGCCCTCCCAGAGCGGGGCCCCAGACGTGCCGGCGCCCCGGAACCTCGGCGGCAGAGGCGGCGTCCGGACTCCCCACGAGGCCCTGCGCTCCTGAGGGTCCTCATTAG